The genomic segment CCCGCATGCGGCGAGCTGCCCGGCGTTTACCTGTACGATATCGACGATCTCGAAGGCATCGTGGAGAACAATCTGGAGAAGCGCAGGCAGGAGACGGCTGCGATCGACGTCATGATCGACGCCGAGATGGAGTCTTACCGGCAGTGGTACGCGACGCTCGGCGTCAGCCCGCTGATCCGCGGCCTTCAGGAGAAGGCCGCGGCGATCCATGAAGAGACGCTGGACAGCCTGTTGCGCAAGCTTCCGGAGCTCGACGAGCGGCAGGTCAAGGTTATTCGCAAGCTGAGCAAGAGCATGCTGACGCAGATGATCCACGACCCGATCCTGCGGGTCAAGGAGCTGGCTGCGGAGAAGCGCAGCGAAGCTTCGCTGGATCTGTTCGTCCAGCTCTTTGCGCTCGAGGAGGAAGTCGCGCGCCTCAAGAACGAGGCGAAGGAGGCGGAGAAGGCGCGCACGGCCGGGCAAGCTGCTGCAGCGGGACCCGACAAGCAAGCCGCCTCCGCGGAGCCTCAGTCATTCCTGGCTCAGCTGGCCGGCGCGCTTCGCTGACCGGATCGCCGGCCTGGCCGGATTCGAGAGAAGCCGGAGGCGGTGCTGCATGTTAACGAACAATTGGCTGACGGATGCCATTATGTATATTTACGCCCTGAGTCTGCTGTTTTTCGTGTCGGACGCCGCCTACGGCAACCGAAACGGGAAACGGATCGGCACAGGGCTGCTTGTTTTTGTCTGGGTGCTGCAGACGGGCTTTCTCGTCGATTTGCTCCTTCGCCGCTTTGCGGTTCCCGATGTGACGCTGCACGATTACGTTTTTTTCGTATCGTGGCTGCTCGTCTCCGTGTCGTTCGCCGTGAATCGGATCGTCCGCGCCGAGCTGCTCGTCCTGCTCGTCAACGTCGTCGGGTTTGCAATACTCGGTCTTAATCTGATGGAGCGTTCCGGGCGGGAGATCGCCTTGGCCCCGTCGGAGGTGGCGAGGCGGCTGCTCGTGCTCCATGTGAGCCTGATTACCGTCGCCTTCGCCCTCCTTACCGTTTCCGCCGTGTGCGGCGCCATGTACCTTTTTCTAAACTACAGGTTAAAGAAGAAGAAGTGGGGCAGCGTGATGAACCGCATGCCAAGCCTCGAAGCGATCGACAAGTATGCGTTCAGATCGGGCTTGTTCGGCGTGCCCCTGCTGCTGCTCGCGTTGTCGACGGGAACGGCCGCTTTGCTCGTC from the Cohnella hashimotonis genome contains:
- a CDS encoding cytochrome C assembly family protein, translated to MLTNNWLTDAIMYIYALSLLFFVSDAAYGNRNGKRIGTGLLVFVWVLQTGFLVDLLLRRFAVPDVTLHDYVFFVSWLLVSVSFAVNRIVRAELLVLLVNVVGFAILGLNLMERSGREIALAPSEVARRLLVLHVSLITVAFALLTVSAVCGAMYLFLNYRLKKKKWGSVMNRMPSLEAIDKYAFRSGLFGVPLLLLALSTGTAALLVDGHNAKLLDEKVLLSFVAGAVYIVYLLRRWIGRDDARRCAIWNLIGYILLVLDFFANSLSSFHRWL